The DNA window GTGACGCTCGACGCCGATCTGCAGAACGACCCCGCCGACATCCCGCGCTTGCTGGCCAAGCTCGACGAAGGCTACGACCTGGTTCACGGCTGGCGCCGCGAGCGGCACGACGCCTTGGTCCGCCGAAAAATACCTTCCCGGATCGCCAACTGGCTGATCTCGCGGACCACCGGTTTTCCGGTACACGATCTGGGCTGTACGCTCAAAGCGATGCGACGCGAGATTGCCCAAGAGCTGCAACTCTATGGCGAGATGCACCGCTTCATTCCGATTCTGGCGCACTGGCGAGGCGCCCGCTGTGCCGAAGTGGTGACGCGGCACCATCCGCGCAAGTTCGGCACGTCGAAGTACGGCCTGTCGCGCACGTTGCGGGTGGTGCTCGACCTGATCACCGTCAAGTACCTGATCGAGTATCAGACCAGCCCCATGAAGCTCTTCGGCGGATTCGGTTTGGCCAGCCTCGCCACTGGCGGTCTGGCAGGCCTGGCGACCGTCGTCATGAAGCTGGGCGGGGCGATCGATATGACGGGCAACCCGCTCCTTCTCTTGACCGTGTTTGCGGTCCTGGCCGGATTGCAATTCTTTGTGCTCGGCATGCTGGGCGAGGTTTCGGTCCGCACCTACTACGAGAGCCAAGGGAAGCAGCCCTACTCGGTCCGCTCGACACGGAACTTCGATCGCCCGTTGAGCCAGCGCGACGACAGGCTCGTCGCGTAAGCCTCCTGGCTTCGGTCGCAGTTATGCCCAGCCCTCACGATACGGTTTGCTCAGCAATGAATTGGCGTCCGACGAATTGGCGATCTTCAACGCCGCGGCGTCCCAGTGCAGAGCTTCGCGCGGCAGGCGGATCGCCACCGTGCCCAGCAGCACCGCCTCGGTGAGCGGCCCGGCATAGTCGAAATGTGACGTGGTCGATCCTTCGCCGCGGCAGGCATCGGCCCACGAAAGGTAATGGCTCCGGTCGCCGACCTCCGGAAACCTGTAATCGGCGAACTTTTCCGCGGGCAGCAACTGCGGCATGGCCACGTGCGGAATCACGAGCGTTCCCCGCTCGCCTTTCAGCACCGAACCCGCGCCGGGCAGCTTAAAACTATCGGGCACGCCGAGCAGCTCGCGCGGCGGCTGCTGTCCGTCGCCCTCATACCAGGTGAGCTTCAACGTCGAATCGGCGGTCCGCTGGGTGCCGGGGAAGTCATAGTAAACCGTGGCCGACTTGGTCCACACCTCGCGGTTGATCGGCGGCGCCTCAGCCCGCACAGTGAGCGGCGCGGTCAAATCGAGGGCCATGAAAACGGGATCGAGAATATGGCAGCCGAAGTCGCCGAGTTGTCCGTTGCTGAAATCCTGCCAGGCACGCCAGTTGAAAGGATGATAAATCTTCGCCTTATACGGCCGGGCGGGCGCCACACCGAGCCAACTGTCCCAGTGCAGGCCCGCGGGAACGGGGTCGGCGCCTTCCGGCCGGTCGCTTTCGATCAGCCACCGCATCGGCCCGCTCTGCCAGGAATAGACTTCCCGCACTTTGCCAATCACACCGTCGTGAACCAGCTTCACGGCCATGCGATAGGCCACGTGCGACTGAATCTGATTGCCCATTTGCGTGACGACGCCGGCCTTCTTCGCCGCCAGGCGCATCTGCCGGGCCTCGGCCACGGTGTGCGTCAGCGGCTTCTGGCAATGGACGTGCTTGCCCAGCGCGATGGCGGCCAGCGAAATCGGGGCGTGCATGTGGTCGGGCGTCGAGACGATGACGGCGTCGATATCGCGGGCCTCGTCGAGCAGCCGCCGCCAATCGGTATAGCGGCGGGCCTTGGGAAAGGCTTCGGCGGCGCGGCCCAAGTGCTCGGCGCTCTCGTCGATGTTGCACAGCGCCACCACATTCACGTGCGGGCTCTTGGCCGTCTCGCTCAGGTCCGACCAGCCCTTTCCGCCCGTGCCGATGCTGGCGATATTGAGCCGTTCGATCGGGGCCGCCCAGGCCCGCGACGCGGCCCGCGACAGCCCCGCCCCTGCGGCGGCCAAGGTTTTGACGAACGTGCGGCGAGTCGAACGATGCGGCATGGTGTATTCTCCGATAAAACCTAGACGGCGGACCCAATCAGTATCGACCGCCGTAGCCGGCCCCGCAAGTAGGGCGGCGTGAAGACCTTACGCGGCACTGGCGTTTGTCGGCCGAGAGAAGAAACCTTGTTGTTGCAAGCAATTCACGGCGGCCTTCATATTGTCGAGCGAAACCTCGGTCGGAAATCACTCCGGGCCGACGGAGCGGGTTGCTTGACAATCAAGACACAATGTCTTAGCATGATCGCTCGGCTTGGTAAACCCGGCGGAAACCGACGGTAAGGTTCACCTCCCACAACCAGTCCCGATCCATGCCCAGCGACGCCCGACAACTCGTCGATCCGGCTTTCTTCTCGCGGCTCGAGAACCTCGAACTGCGGGCCAAGGGCATCGTCGAAGGTTTTATGCACGGCCTGCACCGCAGCCCGTTCGTCGGGTTCAGCGTCGAGTTCGCCTCGCACCGCGAATATGCCCAGGGCGACGACCTGCGGCACGTGAATTGGAAACTGTTTGCCCGGCAACGGCGGCTGTATGTCAAGCAGTTCGACGCCGAAACGAACATGAACCTCTACCTGCTGCTGGATATCAGCGGGTCGATGGACTGCCGCAGCAAAGGCATCAGCAAGCGGGAGTACGGCGCGGCGCTGGCTGCCGCCCTGGCCCACCTGGCGCTCAAGCAGCACGACGCGGTCGGGCTGGCGCTGTTGGCCGACGAGGTCGTGGCACACCTGCCGCCCAAGGCCCGCGCCCATCAACTGCAGGAGATCCTGCGCGTCATCGACGGCGCCAAACCGCGGCCCACTGCCGACGGTGGTCATGGGGGAAGCGGCCGGGCCTTCCAGCAGGCAGCCGAACTGTGCAACCATCGCGGCATCGTGGTGATTCTCAGCGATCTGTTCGACGATCTCGACACGTTGATGAAGGCCATCGAGCGGCTCCGTTTCCGCAATCACGAGGTGATCGTCTTTCACCTCTGGGATCCCTGGGAGCGCTATCTGCCGCTGGAAGGCCACTATCGTTTTCACGACTTGGAGACCGACGAGGTGCTCGTCACGCAGGCCGAGAGCGTGCGCGACGATTACGTGAAGGCGGTCGAGGAGTGGCGAGCGCAATTGGATACGGAGTGCCGCAATCGGGCCATCGACCGCGTGGAGTTGACCAGCAGACGTCGGTGCATGCCACGGTCCACAACGGCGGCCCCTTCGGCACCGAAGAGCTGTCGGTGGTGCTGCGGCTGGCGGCGGGCCAGCGCAAGCTGGAGCTGCGCGAACGGGTGAAGATCGACCCCGGCGCTTCCGAGTCGTTGCGGTTTGACCTGCCACCGCTGGCCGAAGGCGCCTGGCGAGGCAAGGTGCTGGTCGAGGTTGAAGACGACCTGCCGCTCGACAATGAGCGCTACATTGAGATTCTGGCCGCCAGGCCCTATCAGGTGCTGCTGGTCGACGGCCGCGCGGCGACGTCGCCCTGGCTCGCGGCCACCTATTTCCTGGATGCCTCATTGCGGCTGGCGCCGCCGGGCGAGCTCGATCCGACCGTCTCCTTCGAGCCGACGCAGGTCTCCATCGACGCCTTGCCCGCCAAGCTCGACCGCTTCGATTGCGTTGTGCTGGCCGACGCGGGCAACGTCGATGCCGGCGATGCGAAGCGGCTGGCGCTGTTCGTGCAAGGCGGCGGCGGCTTGCTGGTGTTTGGCGGAGAGAACGTCACGTCGGACCGGACAGAGAACCTCAGACAGGAGGAGCTGTTGCCGGGCGACGTCGTCGGCATCGACGCGGCCACCGACTTGCCGTTGCGATTGAAAAGCTGGGACGTCAAGCATCCGATCTTCGCGGCCTTCAGCGATCCGCAGCTTGGCGACCTGCGCCGCCTGGCGTTCTCGGCCTGCACGAACGTCGTTCCCGCGGCGGATGCTGAAGTGCTGGCCACCTTCCGCGACGGCAAGCCGGCGCTTGTCGAGCGTCGGCATGGCAAGGGAACGATCGTCTGGTTCACGTCGAGCTGCGATCGCCAGTGGAGCGATTGGCCTCGCAGCCGGCTCTATTTGCCGCTGGTGTATCAACTTCTCGGCTACCAGACCGGCCTTTGGGCCGGCGGGCGCGTGCGTTCGGCGGTGCTCGAAGGCAAGACGGATATGCCCGGCGACGCCGCACCGGGCATCGTCGCCGGCGACGGTTATTCGCTGATTGTGAACACGAGTCCTCGTGAGAGCGAGACCGAGCGTTGTCCGGCGGACGAGTTCGTGAATCGTTTCGGCCTCAAGCTCGCCGATGAGGAGCAAGCGCCGCGGCCGGCCGCCGTGGCCCAGGCCAGCCTGGGCACCGAGATGATCGAGAGCGAAGTTTGGCAATGGGTGG is part of the Pirellulales bacterium genome and encodes:
- a CDS encoding DUF58 domain-containing protein; this encodes MPSDARQLVDPAFFSRLENLELRAKGIVEGFMHGLHRSPFVGFSVEFASHREYAQGDDLRHVNWKLFARQRRLYVKQFDAETNMNLYLLLDISGSMDCRSKGISKREYGAALAAALAHLALKQHDAVGLALLADEVVAHLPPKARAHQLQEILRVIDGAKPRPTADGGHGGSGRAFQQAAELCNHRGIVVILSDLFDDLDTLMKAIERLRFRNHEVIVFHLWDPWERYLPLEGHYRFHDLETDEVLVTQAESVRDDYVKAVEEWRAQLDTECRNRAIDRVELTSRRRCMPRSTTAAPSAPKSCRWCCGWRRASASWSCANG
- a CDS encoding Gfo/Idh/MocA family oxidoreductase: MPHRSTRRTFVKTLAAAGAGLSRAASRAWAAPIERLNIASIGTGGKGWSDLSETAKSPHVNVVALCNIDESAEHLGRAAEAFPKARRYTDWRRLLDEARDIDAVIVSTPDHMHAPISLAAIALGKHVHCQKPLTHTVAEARQMRLAAKKAGVVTQMGNQIQSHVAYRMAVKLVHDGVIGKVREVYSWQSGPMRWLIESDRPEGADPVPAGLHWDSWLGVAPARPYKAKIYHPFNWRAWQDFSNGQLGDFGCHILDPVFMALDLTAPLTVRAEAPPINREVWTKSATVYYDFPGTQRTADSTLKLTWYEGDGQQPPRELLGVPDSFKLPGAGSVLKGERGTLVIPHVAMPQLLPAEKFADYRFPEVGDRSHYLSWADACRGEGSTTSHFDYAGPLTEAVLLGTVAIRLPREALHWDAAALKIANSSDANSLLSKPYREGWA
- a CDS encoding glycosyltransferase family 2 protein, with the translated sequence MSLSIVIPVYNELENIRPLYSAVSGVCHTLGRDYEIVLVDDGSTDGSSAALDELAEGDAAVKVVHFRRNFGQTAAMNAGMHLASGDIIVTLDADLQNDPADIPRLLAKLDEGYDLVHGWRRERHDALVRRKIPSRIANWLISRTTGFPVHDLGCTLKAMRREIAQELQLYGEMHRFIPILAHWRGARCAEVVTRHHPRKFGTSKYGLSRTLRVVLDLITVKYLIEYQTSPMKLFGGFGLASLATGGLAGLATVVMKLGGAIDMTGNPLLLLTVFAVLAGLQFFVLGMLGEVSVRTYYESQGKQPYSVRSTRNFDRPLSQRDDRLVA